DNA from Larimichthys crocea isolate SSNF chromosome XIII, L_crocea_2.0, whole genome shotgun sequence:
ATCACAGCTCTGGCGTCTTTTCAAACATAAATAGGGCTCTTTTGTTAAAGGTCGCATGGTGAGCCTCTCCATGGTGACGGGATATTGTTGAGTCTTTGTGTGTAATGATAAACTTGATTTGTGTAACCCTTTTTAGTCATTTTTGTGACATCTAGAAGCCATAACGAGAATGTTTGTCAGTAGCAGTTAACAGAATAtaaatgttatggaattttctatccttaggttacacaaggtcacgtgtgggccttgaggtcctcagcagtattagttatttggctttgactaggtgccagtctatctcaacactgtggtggccaaggttgaagagacctattgctgccttcctagacataatagatacaGTAGATGGCCattgccgttccaatctgcataaacaggcatctgtgtctccagactagaatatgttgacaataacacctccatgggtaaagacattctctttgactaattctgggcgtgtagtatttgtgctgtcatctttgggtttaaagtttatccacaaGCACGAgttttggcagaatgtgagaccgactcagacacttctgatgaactttgagagtgtctctaatttttccttggccaagcatcaataaataatacagcataagacatcagaggctcctgaacactttcttccctcctgacctcaccactgacctttgacttcagcaatttctccacaacaataaaGTTGTGTATTGTCTGCATCACAGTGGAAATTATTATTGTACCTACATATATGAAGTGCTGTAAGCCATAGGATCTACTATACTTAAAGTCAAAATGGTTATGGATTATCCGTGCCCTTGCTCAGGCATTGCATTAGATTGACACACCATGCTTCCCTTAGATTCATCACAACATGTAAAAAAGACTTCCTGCTTAAATAACAgttaagaaagaagaaaatagtATTGAAAACATGTCATAATAGCTAGTAGTATATACAGTTATACAATAACAAACATCCAAGCCAACTtgaacacagttttttttttaaccttttccCTCCCAAATTCACATCTGTCTACTTTTGGTATAACTTCTGTGTTATGTACTCAATTACATTTGTGTGCTTGTCTTTGGCTCTTTATCCCCTTGACATTAAATCTCATTAATCTTTCCCCCGGTGGATGAGTCAGTCTTTCGACATTCTCAGGCTTTTTGTCATTCTATCAGGCTTTTGATGCATTAAAGGCAAAAGCTTAGTGTGAGGCAAAGTTAATGGATGGTGTTTTAGATCAAACTGAACACAAAGTGTCCTAATTCTGTTCAGGCTGGCTGCAGGGTCATCCATTTGTCACCCAGTCACTGGAGtttagagaggaagagagaacagGATGAATGGACGGATAATCTGGGACAGTTTTGTTCAGTTTCTATTTTGCATTAACGCCAGAAGTCTGCAGGTATAAAGACAAATTTGATTGCTTTTACTGCCcatcacattttctgtcaataaaTTCTGTTAATGAAACAGAGACAACAAGAGGAAGGAGAATCATCCGAAGGTCATTCTGAATGGAGTTGTAAACCCGAAAAACAACTTAAGGTGAGTTACATGATTTTTTACCCTTCAGTAGTATTCTACGGCACACTAGTTAACTAccaaaaaacaaccacagactAAAACCGGATAGAGGAGAAGCAGTGCACGGATTAACTCCTATCTGTATCtaaatgcacacacaggctgtacataggcatgttttgtttttgctgcatgGTCTGCTGTATTGGGTTCACTACAGAATATTATATCAAAATCTGTCTATAGCCCAACCACTGATCAATCGGGTCACTGAAGAAACAGAATCATCATTCCAACAGGATTCCTATGTGTTTACAATAATGGTGTTATGGTACCAAGGACCAACAGATATATTGATGTGCTTATTATGTGCAGCATATTCTCAGTATAGTTTCTTCATTTGATAATAAACCAAAAACTACTCATTCgtatattaaataaattctgCGGACTCATAAGgctcaaaaatctttttttccaaataatttgtaattaatatttgaaaTTCTTTTTCTGAAGTCTTTTATTATGTTCTACTTTTGTGATTATgctctttaaatattaattaactTCTAATTATAACTGCTGGTACTATCACCTAAACATCTTTATCAATATCTAACTGATGGTTCTGATTATGTGTCTTAGTGGTTAACAACTCCTCTTCTGCTTGTATGTGGAAACCTCAGTGTTAACAGAGACAGATGACCATCTTCATCATGCCACTTACTATTCAGGATCCAATGTttagctttaaataaaaaaagcataaaacataaaatattcatctaGAACTTTGTAATGAATATATTCCATGATTTCAGGTTTTCCTTCAAATCTCCACCAGGAGACCGAACTGTAACTACAGTGCAGGCCTGCCAAACATCAACCTACCGCCATGACCATCATCGGTGCTGGCTTTGATGACCAGTCCTTTAGCAGTGACGACAGTAATTACCACCACATtgccacagacacagagactgtCACAGTCAAAGGCTTGTACTTTCAAAGTGCTCAGCTGGTCCGGGATCCAGAGGCATTGTGCCTCGATCCTTCCCAACATGCCCTCATTAACGTGGGGGGCATCCGGTACACCTTCCCCTGGAGCACCCTGGAGGATGTCCCACAGAGCCGTCTGAGTCGTCTGCGCTTCTGCACCACTCTGAAGGAGATAGCAGAGTTTTGTGATGACTATGACGAGGTGCAACATGAATTTTTCTTTGATCGTGACCCTTTAGTCTTTCGGGCCATCTTCAACTTCCTGGCAAAAGGGAAGTTGCGTCTGCTGCATGAGATCTGCAATGTGGCCCTGCACGGTGAGCTACTGTACTGGGGCATTGATGTACAACTGATGGAGCCCTGCTGCCGCCATCGCATGATATCCTCTGTGGAGGAAGTGGCCAAGCACCAGCTCAAGGAGGATGCGTGGCTTCAGAAAAGGAGGGCACTGAGGGCCCCCAGGATACAAGGCAGCCTGTTCTACATGCTGGGAGAAGTAGTGGAGAACCCTCATTCAGGTTTAGCAGGCAAAGTGTTTGCCTTCCTGTCTATGAATATGGTGGTGGTCACTGTAGTCAGCCTGTGCTTCAGCACCATGTCAGACCAAATGGAAGAAGCCACGGTATGTATGAAGTACTTATtacattcttcttcttaaatAAAGTTCTGAACCCTCAGAATTTTCGTATAACCTAAGAAAATATACCTACAAAGGTAACAAGTGAGAAGAAAAGGTGAGACAGTTGGCAGCTGCAAAACTGTCAGTAGGGTAGGGTTTAGTAATGTAAGTGAACTTTTTTGCTGAAACTTCACCTCATTTGTAGGCCTGTAAAACTCATTCAGTacctttgtgtcttttgtcGTCTCTGCAGGGTAAATGCTCCCAAAAGTGTCGCAACATGTTCATAGTGGAGTCTGTTTGTGTCGCTTGGTTCTCCTTAGAGTTTCTGGTGAGATTTTTTCATGCGCGGAGCAAGCTGGAGTTTTCCCGTAGCCCTCTGAACATCATTGATGCTGCTGCCATCTTGCCCTACTACATCTCACTGCTTCTGGAGCTCAGGGATGAGTCTGTACACAATGTGGTGGCCGGTGCAGGAAAGAGCAGCCTAGATAAATTGGGTCTAATCCTGCGTGTGATGAGGGCCCTGCGTGTCCTGTATGTGATGAGGCTGGCCCGTCACTCTGTGGGTCTGCAGACCCTGGGGCTGACTATCCAGCGGAGTATGACAGACTTCAGCCTGTTGCTCCTTTTCATTTGTGTAGCTGTGACTCTCTTCTCCCCGCTGGTATATTTTGCTGAGAGTGAGCTGGCTCCGAATGCTGCGAGATTTCCCCAGCTCAGCTTCAGCAGCATCCCAGCGTCATACTGGTGGTCCATCATCTCTGTAAGCACGGTGGGGTACGGAGACATGGTGCCCCACAGCATCCCCGGCCAACTAGTGGCACTGATCAGCATCTTATCAGGGATCCTCATTCTGTCCTTCCCTTCTACCTCTATCTTTCACACGTTCCATCACACCTACAACGAGCTCAAGGAGGAGCACAGGAGGCTGtggaaagaagagaggggggCTGAGCTCGCCACCAAGGctaaagaaaaaatgaaagaaagagaaacttGGCCTGATAACTGGCCAGAAACTGATTTCTTACCTGGTCTACATGATCCTCATTACCTTTTCATGGAAGATGTTACAGAGCTGTCTCAGAACAACAGTCATCagcctcttttttcttctgctacTTAGTGATATACTTTATATTCTGCAGGTAAACTTATGTGGAAACCTTTGCCTGACATTCGAATTAATGATgcaatgtatgtatgtatgtgagaaATGATGTTTGTCAACAAATATTTCCTAAGTCTAATTTTGTCTAAAATAATGATTTACATTTCTCACTAACTAAAGCAGCCTATTTATGCTGAGATGTATTAAAATCACACATAACCTGATAAATGTTCAGATAAAGCAAACATGTTTGTAATTGTTTTCATATGCGTGATATATGCACTACATTACCAGGATTATGTGAACAGCTGAACAGAATATGTAGATACCCAGTCATTGTGACCCAGCAGTGACCCATGTGTCTAATATATGTAGAATTATTAGGGATAGTCAATCTTGTGTCTAGCTCTTGCAAGCATATTttggaatattaaatattatttactagCCAATCATGACCACTGTTTCCACTGCAGACTGAGGCTGAATGTTGGATTTTCTATTTGTTGTAAAATGAAATCTTGAAAATTCAGAATCACTGGATCAGGAGTCATGATAGAAAAGCAGTGACAGAATTCAGATGTAAAACCACAGGCtgcttttaaaacagaaatttaCTAAGTGAAAGACTGAGGCAGCATGACCATTGAAAATCTATGTGTGCTGTGAAGAACAGCATTAATCAAAGCCTGATTGTTGGCTGGAGTTtgtccactagagggcagaCGCGTTCTTTGTCTCAACACAGCATCATGAGGTATTGGAAAACTATTGGAAGTCATTTAAGAAGTGAGGACATTTGTTTCCCTGCAAGCTGCAGTAAAATGATAGTGTGGCAGTAATTATTTCAGTGATTACACCCTGAAGGGAAACCTAAAAGTCTAACTTggatgttttcacattattttggCTCCCCGTGTTACATTTTCTAAACACTGGGCGGAAAATTAAGCCACATCCACTGTCTGAGCCAGGCAGGTGTATCACACCTGGAAGTAATCTGCAGAAACAGTGACTGTGGGGAGGCTGACTGATCCAGACTGACGATTCCAGCACACAGAGTAGGCAGGGAGATATATATACAAAACACTACAGCGCTACTGAGGCCTATAAAAGAATGGAAAAGAGGCCAGGAGTTAATTCTGGACACGGGATGTTTGCCCCTGAGGAGAGTCAGTGATGCCAGGAATATACCAACAAAGACTGCCATGAGGAGAACTGGGGCTTTAAGATGGAAACAAtaagagagagccagagaggaggaggggaacaggagaggaaagagagaagggcagtgtgatgtgatgtggtaCCCTCTGCTCCCTTTCCCCTATAGCAGAGCCGGCTCGTGGGCCCGGCAGACCTGTCATTACTTTTCTCTGGTACAAACACTGGTTTGCAGAGGAATGTCTgcaccacacacagcacatgcacATTGTCTGCTTATTCCAGGTcaacagaaccaacagaacacACTCTGAATAAAAGGGTTAGTCTGAAGAACTTAAATAGTGAAGAGGATGACCTGACTGGTGGATGACATGGTGGATATGGCAGAAGAATAGGGCAAACATTAGGCCATAGCATCACTTCCCACACAATGACTGAACAATCTGGGAGGCTGAGTCGGTCTTTTATCCTGTGCaggttgattggatgatggATGCAGGTGTGGTAGTGACTAGGCAGCTGAGACCAtgcccacacacagacaggcagagacagacaggacaaacaaagggaagaggaaaacaacaggGGAAAACACAGGGGAAAGAAGAGGCAAAGCCTAAATCCTAACActtggttgttgttttgcttgtgttttaatttatttatatattttttctgtatCTATATACTGGAATCCATCTCctcaatataaaaatatgtgttCCTGGGCATGTACCAAGTCTTTCAagaactattaaaaaaaattaaacttcaACAATGGATCAACTAACTAAGATCAATGTGAAAGATGTACTGTAACTTTTAGTGATGAACCCAACTCGTCAGCtcctttcagcttattgttttggttttccagcccACCATTTTACTGTTTCAGTTCCACCTCTACACGCTCATAGTTCTGGGTTCAGTAAAcatctgttttcagtgaatATGCTAAATCAAAACCACATTTGCTACCTGTCCAGCACCAGACAATAGCAGGCAAATAAAGTTGGAAAGTAGCTGCTAAACAAACCGAAGCATTTAGTAGCTCAAGGGTcagatattttcctcaggaCCTGGTGGAGACCacaacagagctaaaaggagggTGAATATTAGTCAGTGAGCTGTCAGTCCAGCCCAGTCTAAACACGTCCTGAGAAAATGTCTGATCAGGAAAATaattgaaatcacctgtgtcTGTGTACCAGGTGTGAGGTAGTGACATTATTTGTACTTATGACTGAAGTTGGATCATTCTACAGTGGATCCGGTCGGATAGTCAATTTTGCCTAGGAAGGTTCCTgaatgagtgaaatgacccggaAGTATTAACGTAGCcaccatgataagagctgttcgaATTCTCaaactgttaaggaaaggtggtcagtgcttcctttattatctcctttagcacaGGATACACTACCATCCTTTACGAAAGGGAAGGAGGTAATGCCGCCCCACAATTCCTTGCGGCAGCGTCAAAAAGCAATGCACTGTTcggtcattcacaaccagacataagaaaaaacatcaaattattttacagtgtgatCAGACTGcagcaaagagagagtgtgGCAGATTTGTTGACatgatgtaaaaactttgattatgaagtgtgttctgctgttgactgtggagctgcgttcacacacagtaaaaactgtttgtaactgtgacatccagcgtcctgcagatcatcatgaagttaccattgctgattaatcatatatctttgccataacttgttaatatgtttctatataagtggacaggagggtgagcaaCCATACCAGCGTAACAAACACtttgtgacaggtggacaaatattcatttattatttgaattgtGACGTTCATAAGTCAGATATTTCATCAGGttgtccatgtttatatttcctTCATAAAACATGGTCAGAGTGCACGGGGAGTATCTAGTAAGTATCTCAAATgcgcgttttgtagtccatcttctgaactttgtagttttaccactgatcacgtcaataacattCATTGCCGCATAATGACGGAGCAGtcagattctctgaacaccgcagtcgtcttctcctaactccttatgaattctccttcacatctttccttgacctcctAACATTTTCCATCaaggaaaggacttaggagtTAATTTCTTTGACTATTCGACCcagtgtttccaaaaaaaaccccaaatttCAAAAGTTTTACTATTGCAGAGCTTTCTAAACAGCTTGGTTCTGAGCAATATGACTAATAACCTCAAATGATTTGCAAAAGGTATCATAACCCAGGATCGGAAAACATGTTTCAGCTTTTGGGGGATCACATCACACTTCCACAGGAGTCAAAACATGAATCTTAGCACAACAGCTGGGAGTTTTTCATTAGACAACTGTaatctgtgactgtctgtgagtGTAGTGTTCCTTCTTCCCCCTGTCACCACCCCGTagagtgttttaaaatgaagcttTATTTCTTAACAGTGATTCTGGCACAAGTTCTACTATGTGAAAAACATGTGGACAGCAGGGTGGGGTTGTGCACTTCCTATGGCATTCCTATAGAAACCAAAGTATAGAACAAGAGGAGTGAGgtataaaaagcagaaaaacgaGACACAGTgtgaagaggaagggaaaagaggctgaaaaaggACAGGCTGGCTcaaacagaatataaataagGAGAGagaagtaaaatgagctgaGGAATGAGTAAAATAGGACAAAACTAATgcaagacagatgaagacagaagaGCTGGACAATGCAGGAGAAGTAAAAGCAAGATTGGAGGTTCATATTTATTGCAtaacaagaccaagactttcaTCAAACATCTAAGAATTATACGTGCAGTGAGAATACTCTGAACTACAACTTGAATATACTCTGGTAAAAGTGCAGATTAAAACATAAGGGACTCCTAAAGCAGGAAAGCAGTACTGAAgtcatcacatcacacagaaTTTTACATTTCTCAGAGTTTTTATTGCGTATAAGCAAATATGATTCTAAGTTTTTGAAAAGTTGGTTTCGAtcaagaaatatatttattgacgTGCATAATGAAGATGAGAAATGTGAAAGGTCTTTGGCCAATAGACCCCATTGTGATTTTTTCAGGCAGACAGGAATTGTTAGTGATGGTGAAGGGATGCAGATAATGCTTAAAGATTGGACTCCTGCTGAGCTCAGCCTGGGCACTGGATAAGATAAACTGCAGGTGGTGGAAGAGAGTTgaccatttaaaatgaaatggtggctgacagcagcagagacaagaACAGATTTTGGTTAcggtcacacatacacacacactcgaatGCAGACGAATGACCATCGCAAAGACACACGGTAATGGTTCAAGTTAACTTTGCTGGTAAA
Protein-coding regions in this window:
- the LOC104923108 gene encoding potassium voltage-gated channel subfamily G member 4; the encoded protein is MTIIGAGFDDQSFSSDDSNYHHIATDTETVTVKGLYFQSAQLVRDPEALCLDPSQHALINVGGIRYTFPWSTLEDVPQSRLSRLRFCTTLKEIAEFCDDYDEVQHEFFFDRDPLVFRAIFNFLAKGKLRLLHEICNVALHGELLYWGIDVQLMEPCCRHRMISSVEEVAKHQLKEDAWLQKRRALRAPRIQGSLFYMLGEVVENPHSGLAGKVFAFLSMNMVVVTVVSLCFSTMSDQMEEATGKCSQKCRNMFIVESVCVAWFSLEFLVRFFHARSKLEFSRSPLNIIDAAAILPYYISLLLELRDESVHNVVAGAGKSSLDKLGLILRVMRALRVLYVMRLARHSVGLQTLGLTIQRSMTDFSLLLLFICVAVTLFSPLVYFAESELAPNAARFPQLSFSSIPASYWWSIISVSTVGYGDMVPHSIPGQLVALISILSGILILSFPSTSIFHTFHHTYNELKEEHRRLWKEERGAELATKAKEKMKERETWPDNWPETDFLPGLHDPHYLFMEDVTELSQNNSHQPLFSSAT